From Staphylococcus sp. IVB6214:
ATTTCACGAGCAGATTTTAATCAGTATTACGAAAAAGGCGAAGTTCAACATGCCTGAAACGACAGAAAAAATCCCAAACCCTTTAAAGCGAGAACTCATGGATGCTTTTCAAGATGAAGTGACGCACAACCCGGATCAGCAGGACTATTCATATCGCAATATTATTCATGTGATTTCTGCTTTGGAAGAATATCGTTATAACTTAGAACATTTAAACCGCTTGAGTATTAGTTACTTTAAGTATCATGCAAATGATCCAGAAATTGATATTTTAGAAGAAGATTTCGATTTATAACACAAAAACCGTCCACCAAGTGCAGTGGACGGTTTTTCATTATAGATTTTGAATATTGTATAGTCGTTGATACGCGCCTTGTCGCTGCATCAAGTCTTCGTGTGAACCACTTTCGACAATTTGACCATTTTCAATGACAACTATGCGATCAGCATGTGTAATCGTTGAGAGTCGATGTGCCACAATCAATGTCGTACGATCGTGACTGAGTGTTTCAAGTGCATCTTGAATAATTGCTTCACTTTCAAGGTCTAATGCACTTGTTGCTTCATCCAATATGAGTATCGGTGGGTCGTTTAAGAATATACGTGCAATCGATAAGCGTTGTTTTTGACCACCTGATAACTTCACACCACGCTCACCGACTTCCGTATCATATCCGTTCGGTAACGTCATAATAAAATCATGTGCGTTTGCCATTTTAGCAGCAGCGACCACTTCTTCAAAAGTAGCATCAGGACGCCCAAGTAAGATGTTTTCTTTAACAGTATCGGAAAATAAAATGTTGTCTTGTTGTACCATGCCAATTTGTCGTCTCAAACTTCCTGTTTCGAAGTCTTGAATTGGATGACCATCAATCGTAATATCACCTGATGTCACATCATAAAAACGCGGAATCAAAGTGATCAATGTTGACTTGCCGCCCCCACTCATGCCGACAAATGCAACAGTTTCACCGTGTTGAATGTCTAGATTGATATTTTTAAGTACCTCACGTTCGTCTTCATTGTAACGAAAAGAGATATTATGAATACCAATATCACCACGTTCTATTTTGTAAGGTTGTGCATTCGGTAGATTTTTAATGTCATATGGTTCATCGAATAATTGGAATACACGGTCCATCGATGCAAAACTTTGTGTCAACGTTGTAAAAGAAGAAACAAGTCGACGTAATGGCCCGTACAATTGTTCAAGATAACTTACGAATGCCGCCAATGTTCCGACTGTAACATCTCCTGAAATGGCAAGGTATGCACCGTAACCGATCACAATCAGTGGTCCAATGTCAGTAACTGTATTAATTGCTGAGAATGAATACGCATTCCAACGTGTGTGACGAAAGGCTTTATTTAAGAAATTGGTATTTCGTTTATCAAAATTTTTCGCTTCATTGTCTTCAATTGCAAAGCTTTTAATAACGGCCATACCGTTGACACGTTCATGTAAAAAGCCTTGTGTTTCGGCTAATTTTTGAGAACGTTGACGTGTTAATTCTCGCAAACGACCGAAGAAGAAATACACGGTTAATATATAAAATGGGAGGACGACAATTGCTGCAAATGTTAGTTTTACATCTAAGAAAAACATGACTGATAAAGCGATGATAATCGTAATACAGTCAAGCCAGATATTCATAAGTCCTGTCAATATGAAATCTTTCGTCTGTTCCACATCATTGATCACACGGGAAATGACTTCTCCCGCTTTATTGTTGGCATAAAAACGAGAGCTGAGCGCCTGTAAGTGATCATAAAGTTTTTTTCGTATATCATATAATATTTTGTTACTTGTCCATTGCGCCATGTACTGACGTAAAAACTCAATGGGCGGTCGTACAATGACAAAAATAAATGCCGCAATACCCATTGCGATCATCAATTGTGTATATTTGTCAGAAATACTTAACGCCCCATTATTAATCACATCATCAATCACGTACTTAATCAATAATGGAATCAACAATGGGATGCCAAATTTGAGTATACCTACAATAATGGTACCGAAGATGAGCCATTTGTAAGGCTTTACAAACTCAAGATAGCGTCTAATCATGGTGTTCCCTCCATATTCAATTTTTATTAGGTTCGTCATAAAATAGTGCATTAAATCATATCGTTATCTTATGATTGTTCGTTGGTTTCTAAAATTTCACAAGCGTATATTAGAATGAAAAAGACACAAATCGATGGGGGTAAGAAAGCACGTATCTATTGAGATACATCATCGCCCCTTACGCCCCATTCATTTATCTTTTATTTATTTTTTGAAATCGATTGCGCCATACTTTGATAAAATCTGGTGCAAATGGCCCCTTCTTATGCTCAATCCACTGTTGCAGAATATCAACGTTCGCACGTAAAATAGTATCAATTTCTTTGGAGTAGTTCATTTGTTTCATATGTTGCTCATATTCATCTTCATCAAGCAAATGATACTTACCATTCGGATACACTTTTATATCTAAATCATAATCAATATATTTCAACCCTTCTTCATCACAGACAAAGGGGGACGAAAGATTACAGTAATAGTAAATACCATCTTCACGAAACATACAAATAACGTTGAACCAGTACTCTGAGTGGAAGTATACAATGGCTGGTTCACGTGTCACCCAAGTACGACCGTCACTTTCCGTAACAAGTGTGTGATCATTACCACCAATCACTACATCTTCCGTTCCTTTAAGGATTGTTGTTTCGGACCATACACGATGAATACTGCCATCATGCTTGTAGGATTGGATTTTAATTGCTGTCCCCTCTTTGGGGATCCTTGCTTTTACCACTTGTTACACCACCTTTTTATCATGTTATTACGACTTCATAAATGCTACATTATTATAGCATATAACTTTCCATGACTTAATTAATCCGCTTGCTGTATCGCATTGAATATTTTAGTCATTGGAACAGGAAATGTGTATCGTTTCTTCTCGACACTCGGTATCCAACGACGAAATGGATTACCTCCCATATGATGAGAGGTTATCGTTGCTCGATATACTTCAATATCCCAAGTTTTATGTGTAAATTGATGTTTTAATCGCAAAGTGGGTTGTTCATCTATTGAAATTGTATCGGCAAATTCTTTTTCAATATCAGTATGTGCAATATCAACTGGATAGAGTGGAAATTGCCACATTCCTCGAAGTAAGCTTTCATCACGTTGCTCAACAAGTATATTTCCATCTGCATCTTCAATGTAGATGACTTGATATTTATGCAATGTTTTCTTTTGTTTTTTCGTTTTAATCGGACGCTCTAAAACTGTCCCTTTTTCAAATGCTTCACAATGTTCTTGTACAGGACAAAATAAACACATTGGTGATGTCGGCGTACAGATCAAAGCGCCAAGTTCCATCATCGCTTGGTTAAACGTCCCAGATTTTGTTTGAACATATGGATTTAAGGCTTGTTCATATATTTTTCGTGTTTTTTGTAGTGCTGTATCATGTGTATCATCGTTCAAACGCGACCATACACGGAAAACATTGCCGTCAACTGTTGCCAATGCTAAATCAAACGCAATGCTCATCACCGCAGCCTGAGTATATGGTCCAACACCTTTCAACGCAAGAAATGCATCAGGCTCGTCTGGCACGACACCATGGTGTTTTTCAACTACTTCTTTCGCTGCTGCATGAAAATTGCGCGCACGACTATAATAACCAAGGCCTTCCCAGCGCTTTAATACATCATCTTCATCTGCACTCGCTAGTGACTCAATTGTTGGAAAGTCTGAAATAAATCTTTCATAATAACTTCTCACTGTATCCACTTGCGTCTGTTGTAGCATCACTTCACTGACCCAAATGTAGTAAGGATTTTTCGTTTCACGCCAAGGCATTTGGCGTTGATGTTGATCAAACCAAGTAATCAATGTTTCTTTAAATGATGGTTCTGAATACATAAATTGCTCCTTTGTACACCTTAAATAGTTTAGTTCCTATAAAATTTCCCTTATAATTAAATTAAGAATGATTGAAATGAGTGAGATAAATGGACACAGCAACACATATAGCAATTGGTGTAGGTTTAACAGCACTTGCAACGACTGACCCAACACTTAGTGAACACTTTGCTGCATCTGCTACCGTCATTATCACAGGATCTTTAATTCCTGATATAGATACTGTACTAAAATTAAAAAATAACGCAACCTATATTACCCATCATAGAGGAATTACCCATTCGATTCCGTTCACGCTCTTGTGGCCCTTATTAATAACTTTTATCACCTATATATTTGTATCAGGTGTACCACCACTACAAATTTGGATGTGGGCACAACTCTCTGTGGCACTTCATGTTTTCGTTGATATTTTCAACTCATATGGTACACAAGCTTTGCGTCCCTTCTCTAATAAATGGATACAGTTGAGTGTCATCAATACATTTGACCCGATTATATTCATTATTCTATTAACAGCGATTGTGTTATGGTCATTAGGTGGACAAGCATATCTCGTATTTGGTTCCGTTGTAATGATCCTGATTGCGTACTATATTTTACGTTTTGTCATGCGCAACTGGCTCAAAAAACAAGCATTGAATCAAGTACAACATCTCGGTCGCCCTACAAAAGTATTTGTTGCGCCTACGATTCGTTTTATGCAGTGGCGCATTGCCATCCAAACAGAAACATATGACTACGTTGGAAGAAGTTATGGCCGAAACATTGTTTTTAGTGACAAAGTAAAACGCCAACCGCTTCCAGACATCGACATGATGGAACCTGTTCGAACCGATCCAAATGTCCGTGCATTTTTAAATTTCTCGTCAATCTATCGTTGGCACATTGAATATATCGATGATGAAACGATTGAATTGCGACTGATTGATTTGCGCTATTTAAAAAATGGCCACTATCAGTTTGTAGCTATCGTACATTTAGATAAAGATTTACATGTTCTACATTCATTTACAGGGTGGGTCTTCAGTGAAGATAAGTTAATGAAAAAGCTATATGCCCACTAATCATAACGAACAGAAAACCCGATGGACTCCAATACAGATTGAAGTTCATCGGGTTTTTGTATGCTAATCGATTGTTTCTTCTTCCTCAACATTTGAATGACTATGTGAATGTTCGTTCGGTTTTAGTTGTGTCACATAATCTCTCAGTGCAAAGCTAAACACAATCATTAATCCCATAAAACAGCAAAAGTATAAGTGATAACCTAAGTGATTCACTGCATCATGTCCGACGATAACGGATTGTTGCATGCCATTTACTAAGTAGTATAAAGGATTCAGCATTAATAGGTGTTCCATCACACCTGTTACTTTATCTGGGAGATAGAATATTGGCAACAACAATAATAGTACAACAGAAATAATGATGTACAATTGATTTAACTTAGGATATAGCATATAGATGATACCTAATAAAAATGACAATGTAATCATAAAAAAGAGACTCATCAAACTATAAAAGAAGACGCCAAACCATGTTGTATCTGTATTGATAGATTTTGTAATAATCATAACAACCATTAATAGAAAAAGTGTCAGACCATACAGCAACCCAGATAGTGCAACATGTAAAAATGGGTTACTGTTAAAGTGTCTTGTCACATAATAATCTCTTGGAAATAATCGATAGTTATTATATATAGCAATCCAAATTACAGCAAACGTAATCAGACCAGTCAGTCGATAATTGATAGAAGCTTGTGTAATATCAATTGTCCCTAATATTTTGAAGGCTAGCACTGTGACGAACATAACTAAACTACTGACTAAAAACGTTAAAACAACCCATCTTTTATGCATCATGACACGATACAATGCATAGCGGAAATATCGAGGAATCTCATGAAAAAATTGAATGAAACGCTCTAACATCTGTGCTCACCTACAATTCTATAAAAATCCATTGATGTGTTTTAAAATCGGCAATAAAATATCCCGCTTCTGTTTTGGCCGTCCATGTCTCTTCATCAATATGATATTTTTCTTTTAATTCTTGTTCTTTCACAATTGGAAAACGATACCCTATTAACTTATTTTGATCATTGAACAACATCGCAATCGGTTGTTGTAAGATTGGTTCAACATAGCGATTTTTCTTTTCTGGTACTAACTGTTCATTGACTTCACCATGTGATTTGTGCAGCTCTCCATTAAAATAATCAACATAATTGATATAGTTATCTTTCATAAAAGGCGCTAACGCATCTCTTTCAATTGGATTGTACAGGGCTGCCGGATTAAAATAATGAACATTCTCTTTAGCAATACGATAGTTTTTATCATTGTGTGTCACACGGTACGATCTTTTACTCTCTCCTGTAATTGTAACTATTGCATGTTGTGGTACTTTGACATCTGCCCCTTTTTGATGAAGTGCTGTCATTGTTGTTTGATCCGCATTCACAATGCCATATGCAAGTTTTTCAGTATATTGATGTTTCGGCTGATCTGTCAACGTATTATGGGATATATATTGTGTTGCATCTAACTTTCCTAAATTATTGAATATCAACAAACTCGACACGAACATCCCAGCAATAAAAATAGCTGTCCATGTCCATATACGTGCTAAAAAGACAGGTGGTGTCGCATGATGATATCGCTCAATTCGTTTAAAGTTATACGTGACTTCTGGCATCTTTGAACGATTGCGTTTCCAATCCTCATCAAAATGATTTAACGCTTCTTGTGATGTTATGCTTAATCTATCTTGCATATGTTGTTCAAAGGCAGGTATAACTTGTTTAACATATCCTTCTTTGCGCAATTGCCCGTGCGATATCCACACGATATAGTTGCTGACCGCCTTAATTTTGTCCACATCGTTGTCTATCGCAACCCAAGTCAAACCTTCTTCAACATATTCCCGAACCATCTCTTTCGCTTTTTCAAAAAAACCTTGATCCAAATACGATAATATGTGACTTAAAATCACAACTTCAGCATTCGAGGAACGCGCAAGACTAAACATCAGTTGCGCATATTGCTCATCCGTCAAATCATGTATCCAATCGTTTTTCTGAGCATCTAGATGGGCATACTTTAATACTTGAATTGCTTTATGTTCAGGTACCTCGAATTCATAGAGTTGAATCACATCATTGATATAATCAATGACACGCACATGCTCTGCGAGTTTTTGATTCATATTTGCATAGAATAACGAAGCTTTACGAACAATACGTCCTTTGTCAGGTAAGACTGTTCCCGCTAGAATCTCACCCACTAATGATTTGGAAGACGCTTCTTCACCGATGATCCCGAGCGCCTCACCTTGATAAATATGTAACGTGATATTATTTAATTCAATATCTTCAGGTTGATAACTAAAGGGCTTTAGCACATTTTGTTTTTTTTGATTACGATAATAGTGCGTCACATTGATCATCTTCAACACAATTGCATTGCTCATCCGTGTAAACCCCTTCTACAATTTTAGTAATGACAATGGGAGACCTTCTTCAAATCTTGTACGATTCAAACGGTATCCCCATGCAAATACACCTTTAAGACGTTCTACTTTAAAATGGTCATCCGATCCATCTAAAAGTGCATATATTTTGCCTAATTCAACGTCTTCTGGGTCAACTAAATAACTTTCAGCAATGACCACTTTATTTTGATAGACATCATATTCATTCATAATACCATTCATTTCAGCTTTACGCATTTTTTCCTTGTAGGTTTGTATTTCGTGAAATATTTCTTGTCGATTCATGTCACTTAGACGTTTATGATTCATCTTCAATCCCACTCTCTCTTATTTTTCGTTGGACATCCTCATACGCATATCCTTTTCTTACGAGTGCTTCCATTGTTTTCATTGTTAATGTATATCCATTATAACGTTTCTGATATTTATTATAAATTTTCTCTAGATCACGTTGCAATAAGTTATCGATGATTTCTGGATCTTGTTGAAAATCTAACGCCTCAATGACGGAATGAATCGTATCCATCTGATATCCTTTTTGCATCAATGACTGTTGCACTTGCTGTCTGATTTTTGCCACAGGACCTTTTTTTTGGCGAACTATTTTTTGTGCAACACGACAAATTTGTTCAAATGACTGCTCTTCCTTGTATTGCTCAACACCTGCTTCCAATAACGACCCTTCAATTCCCGCTTTGTATAACTTTTGTCGAAACACTTCAGGTCCCTTATCAGTCGTTCGCAACATCGTGTTCTTTAAACTTTCAACATAATCTTCGTGATCAATTAAGCGGAGTCGTTCACAATAGGCAATCGCATTGGCAATCACTGATTCTGAATAATCTTTTCTCTCTAGGTGCGTACTTATTTCATGTCGTGTACGCTTGCGATGAGATAAATAATTAATCGCATCATTATTTGCTTGTTGTTGATGTTCTCTCTCAAGAATACGCTTCAATTGTGCATCGTCGACGATATCTCCCTTTTTCAAATTAAAATCAACAAGTGTATCGATTGAGATACCTGCCTTAAATTCACCATCAATATAAAGGTTGAAACGCTCATGATGTTTTTTTTGAACTTCAATTTTTGAAATTGTCGCCATCCTATCACCTCTCTCCATATACTCGGTCTAATTATTTCATTATAGTTAATTATTCGATTTGACACATGCAAAACACATATAATGTACGGATTTATAACCAAAAAGAAATCCCACATATCCAATTATAAATCATGGTGTTCTGTGGGATAAAGTTCAAAAGAGACTTTACGAAATATGTTATGAGGCACCTAATTGTTGCAGTGCTTCCGTATATTGTGTTTCTGTGATATAACCTTGCTGTTTCATCTTTTCCAATGTTGACTTTGTGCGATTGACAAATGATGGTGACATATCATTGACACGGTATACTGATGGTGCATTGACCTTACTCGCCAGGATTGCACTTTGTAAAACGGTAATTTGTGGGAGATTCGTATTATTGACATTTGTCGTCGTGCCAAAATAATAATTGGCAGCCGATTCAATCGTATAGCTATTATCACCAAAGAAGATGTTATTCAAATAATAGCTCAAGATTTCATCTTTTTCATATTCATCTTCTACACGCCATGCGACAAACATTTCCTTTAGCTTTCTTGTCATCGTCTGTTGATTATCGTAATAATAATTTTTAACTAATTGCTGGGTTATTGTACTTCCCCCTTGCAGTTGATCCGGATCTTTAATCGATGAAAAAATCGCTCGGATACTCCCTTTAAAATCGACACCATGATGTTTATAAAAGCGTCTATCTTCCACCGCAACAAAAGCGCCTTTTGTATAGCTCGGCATTGCTTCAGCATCTACATACGTCGCTTTTTGTTCAATTTGAGACAAGTCCGACACATCTGCTCTTTGTGATAGGAAGAACATGACTCCAATAAATAAAAGCGCAATGACTATTAATGTAAGAAGCAAAGTACGAAAAATTCGTCTCGGTCTTTTTTTACTTGGTGGTGTTCCAACTGGGCGATAATACGTATTGTAGTGCGGCTCATTTTTAGCATATGGCTGTTGGCTTCGTGCTATTCGGTCAGATCTTTTCATGCATGTTGACCTACTTTCTCTAGTCTTATTATTCAAAGTGTATCAAGACTTTATCATTTAATCTATACTATACGATTAAAATCAGTCTCCAGCATGAGAATAAACGTATCAATCACCTTGAATATGATTGACAGAATGTCTTAATTTCTTAAAAAGTGGGTATATAATGAGTAGTCTTATTTTAAGAAAGGAAGTATGTTGTATGTCAAAAGTAAAAGCGAATATGGGATTAATTCGTGCATTAGAAGCTTGGGATATTGATCACGTATACGGTATTCCGGGTGACTCCATCGATGCGGTCGTAGATGGGTTAAAAGCGGCGGAGTCTCGCATTAAATTTGTTCATGTACGCCATGAAGAAGTTGCAAGTCTTTCTGCAGCTGCTTATACAAAATTAACCGGAAAAATTGGTGTTGCTTTAAGTATTGGTGGACCCGGTGCGATTCATCTCTTGAACGGGATGTATGATGCAAAAATGGATAACGTCCCTCAGCTAATTCTTGCTGGACAAGCGGATAGCGACCAACTCGGTACAAAAGCATTCCAAGAGGTGAACTTAACACACTTATTCGAAGATGTTGCTGTGTACAATTATCAACTGAACGATAGCGATGCCCCTCGCATATTCGACATTGTTGATGAGGCAATTCGCACAGCTTATGAAAAAAATGGTGTCGCCGTCTTAACATTGCCTAACAACATTTTAAATACAAAAATTAATGCTGATTTCCCTGACAGTGTAGATCAGTCATTGCCAACTGTACAAATGGCATCAGCACATCAAATTGAAAATGCCGCTACACTGCTTAAAAACAGCAAAAAACCTGTTGCACTCGTAGGGCTTGGTGCCAAACATGCGAAAGATGAAGTTCGTACATTGATTGAGAAATTGAAAATCCCAACGATGGTGACGCTTCCTGCAAAAACAGTTGTAAGTGATGCTCACCCATACAATTTGGGGAATATCGGCAAGATTGGAACAAAGCCATCCTATCAAGCAATGCAAAGTGCTGACTTGCTAATCTTAATTGGTACGAACTATCCGTACGTAAATTATTTGCCTAAAAAAGATATTAAAGCCATTCAAATTGATATCAATCCTGACGCTATTGGCCATCGATTCAATATTGATGCACCAATTGTCGGTGATACAAAAACAGCCTTACAGTTACTCATTGATGCTGTCGAAACAGTCGAAAAACGACCATTCTTGAATGAAATGTTAGATCATAAACAAACTTGGGATCAATGGATGCAAGAAGATGCCCAAAATACATCTGAACCGATTCGTCCAGAGCGACTTATGGATGCAATCAACAAGGTCATTACACCTGACAGCGTGATTGCCACAGATGTCGGAACTTCAACTGTTTGGTCTACACGTTACTTGAAATTATCAACAAGCAATCACTTTATTACATCAAGCTGGCTTGGTACGATGGGCTGTGCCCTACCAACTGCCATCGCATCACGCATCGCTTTTCCTGAACGTCAAGTCATTGCGATTACTGGTGATGGTGCATTTGAAATGGTGATGCAAGACTTTGCGACTGCCGTGCAATACCATCTTCCAATGGTGATTTTCGTCTTGAACAATCAAGAACTATCATTCATTAAATATGAGCAACAAGCTGCAGGAGAACTGGAATATGGTATTTCATTCAGTGATATGGATTTTGCGAAGTTTGCTGAATTATGCGGTGGTATCGGTTATACGTTGAAAGATCCAGAAGACATCGACGCTATTGTGCAAACAGCAGTACAACAACATAAACCAGTTGTTGTCAATGTATATGTAGACCCAAATGCTGCTCCTCTTCCAGGTAAAATTTTACCAGAAGAAGCGAAGAACTATGCAAAATGGGCATATCGAAGCTTAACAGAAGATGGCAAAGTTGTGATTGATGAGATGCCACCTATGTCAACAGCTGCTAAACGCTTTTTATAACTTTAAAAACGATTTGAAAATAAAAAATAATGTCTCATATCATATATGAAGATATGCTCTTATAAATTTGCACCTAAAAAACCGCAATGCCTAAAAAGACATTGCGGTTTTTCGCTTATTCAAATTATTATTTTAGTTGATTTTGAATTTCACGGTTAAAGTCACCTAAGTCATCAGGTGTACGGCTTGTTACGATGTTGCGATCTACAACAACAGATTGATCCACAACTGTTGCACCTGCATTTTGTAAGTCTTTACGAACATTAAGTACTGCTGTTACTGTTCTATTAGTCAGTGCGTCTGTATCTATAAGGATTTGTGGTCCGTGACAAATAGCAAACACAGGTAAGTCAGCTGTCATAAAGTGTGCAGCGAATTTACCATATCGCCCTTCTTCATCTCCACGTAAATGGTCAGGTG
This genomic window contains:
- a CDS encoding type 1 glutamine amidotransferase domain-containing protein; translation: MTKQVAVLLADEFEDIELTSPAEAIEAAGHKVVIIGDTEGATINGKHGEKAVADVSIADAKPEDYDALLLPGGFSPDHLRGDEEGRYGKFAAHFMTADLPVFAICHGPQILIDTDALTNRTVTAVLNVRKDLQNAGATVVDQSVVVDRNIVTSRTPDDLGDFNREIQNQLK